A window of Chromohalobacter canadensis genomic DNA:
TACTCGGTCTCGCCTAAATCCTCGAGGAAAGGTGCCTGTTTGATGCGTCCGATGCCGTGCTCGGCACTGATGCTGCCATGGTGCGCATCGACGAGATCGAACAAGACTTCTTCCAGTTCATGCAGCAGCGCCTTCTTGGCCTCGAGCTCAAGATTCGCGGGCGGTAGCAGGTTGAAGTGCAGGTTACCGTCGCCGATGTGGCCGTAGGCGATGACCTGTGTCTCCGGTGAGCGCTGGGCCATGGCGTGATTGGCGGCGTCACAGAACGCCGTCAACGACGAAATGGGCAGCGAGATATCGGTACGCAGGTGTTCACCCCGCATCTGCTGACCTTCCAGCATACTTTCACGTATCTGCCATAGCTGGGCCGCCTGCGTCTCGCTGCTGGCGAGTACGCCATCCAGCACATGCCCCTGCTCCGAGCCCGTCTCGAAGAGATGCTCGATCATCGTATCGAGATCCGCCGGACCACTGGCCGAGACTTCCATCAAGACATAGACCGGGTGCGCTTCGTCGAGCGGGTCGGGGAGATCCGGCGCCGCTTCGAATGCCAGTTCCATGCATACGCGAGGAATCAACTCGAACGCCGAGAGCAGGTCGCAGCAACTACGGCGTGCCTGGGCGTAAAGCGCCAATGCCGACGCGACATCGGGCACCGCGATCAGCGCAGTGCGGCTGGTCTGCGGCCGAGGTGCAAGCTTGAGCACCGCGCCGGTGACGATGCCCAGCGTGCCTTCGGCACCGATGAACAACTGCTTGAGGTCGTAACCGCGGTTGTCCTTGTGCAGGGCGTGCATGCCGTTCCACAGACGACCGTCGGGCAGCACGACCTCGAGCCCCAGCACCAGTTGGCGCATCATGCCGTAGCGCAATACGTTGAGCCCGCCGGCATTGGTGGAGACGTTGCCGCCTATCTGACAGCTCCCTTGGGCGCCCAGGGCGAGCGGGAAGTAGCAATCCGCCTCTTCGGCGGCATCCTTGACGTTCTGTAGAATGCAGCCGCTATCGACGCTCATGCTGAAATTGATGGGATCGAGATGCCGAATCCGGTTCAGCCGCTCGAGGCTGATCATCAGTTCGCCGCGTTCGGGATCGGGTTGCGCGCCGCCGACGAGGCCTGAATGACCTCCCTGCGCCACCATGGGGATCTGGTGGCGGTGGCAGAACGCGACGATGTCGGCGACCTGTTCGGGAGTGCCGGGACGGGCGATCATCAAGGGATCGCCGCCTTTGTCGCCGGCCCAGTCGGTGGTATAGCGAGCAAACTCCGCGGGGTCGTCTATGACCCCGCTAGCGCCCAGCAGCTCGATCAGAAAACGATGTAGCTCGGCGGTATCGATTGGCATCGTGTCGTCTCGTTGTCCTCTCATATCACTTGTACCAGAGCACCAGGCCGGGGAAGGCCAGGAATGCGATGAGCAACGCGATCAGCGTGAAGTAGTAGGGCAGCAGGCTCTTGACCAGATCTTCGAGCTTGACCTTACCGACCCCGCAGCCGACATAGAGCACGGTGCCCACCGGTGGCGTGATCAGACCGATGCCGAGAATGAACGACATCATGACCCCGAAGTAGACCGGGTCGATGCCGAGCTTGACCACCACGGGCGTCATCAACGGCGCCAGAATGACCATGGCCGGGGTAAGGTCCATGAAGAAGCCTACGACCAACAGGAACAGCGTCAGAATACCCAGAATGAAGTACTTGTTCTGGGACAGCTCAGAGAGCATGACGACGATCTGCTGTGGAATCAGGTTGGCGGTCAAAAGCCATGCCAGGACGCTGGCAAATGCCAGCAACAACAAGACCACCCCGGTCAAGCGGCCGGTGGAAACGCATAGGGCGAAGAAGCTTTTCAAGGTGAGGCTGCGATACACGAACATCGAAACCACCACGGCGTACAGCAGGGCGATCGCGGCGCTTTCTGTGGGTGTGAAGACACCGCTCAAGATTCCGCCAACGATGATGATCGGCAGCAGCAACGCGAGTACCGAGTCCTTGAGGGCAGCGATCAGTTCCTTGAAGTCGAATGGCTGCGCGGAGCCGGTCTTCTTGGACTGGAAATACGTCGCCATGGCGAGGCCCATGGTGATCAGAATCCCCGGTACGATACCGGCCATGAACAGCTGCGAAATAGAGGTGCCGGTCACGACCCCGAAGAGAATCATCGGAATGGATGGCGGAATGATGATGCCGACCACCGAGGCAGCGACGACGATGGCGGTGGCGCGCGGCCCCGAATAGCCGTGTTGCTTCATGGGGTTGATCATCATGCTACCCACCGCGGAGGCGTCCGCCACGGCGGAGCCGCTGATGCCGCCGAAGAACATCGAGGTCAGCACGGTCACTTGGCCCAGACCGCCGGCGACGAAGCCGACCATGGCGCTGGCCAGGCGTACTAGGCGCTTGGCGATGCCGCCCGAGCTCATGACCTCGCCAACGAGGATGAATAGAGGGATAGCCAGCAAGGGGAACGAGTCAAGCCCGTTGACGGCTTCCGATACCAGCGAGGAGAGGCCGTAGTCGGCGAAGTGGAAGATGAACAGGCAGATCGCGGCCAGGCCAAACGAGATCGGCATGCCGATCACGATGCAGGCGAACAGCCCTAAGAGAATGCTCCATAGGATCATGCCGCACCTCGCTTGAAGACTTTATAGAGAAAAATCGTGTTACCGATGATGGTGAGTACTGCCATGACCACCATCGCGCTATAGAGGACGGTCTTGGAAATGCCCAGGAAGGGGGTCGTCCCCACATAGCCTGAGATGATGTTGTTGAAACCGAGGAAGATACTGATGCAAACGGCATAGATGATCGCTGCTGCAAGCAGGGCGAAAATCTTCTGCAGTATGGGAGGCGCCTTGTCCTTGAATAAGGTCACGGCGACATGTTCGTTGGTTAGACTGGCGATGCCCGCGCCGAGTAGCACCATCCAGATGAAGAACAAGCGTGAAATTTCCGCTGCCCAGGCAAAGGAGTAGCTGAATATGAAGCGCCCGA
This region includes:
- a CDS encoding FAD-binding oxidoreductase; protein product: MPIDTAELHRFLIELLGASGVIDDPAEFARYTTDWAGDKGGDPLMIARPGTPEQVADIVAFCHRHQIPMVAQGGHSGLVGGAQPDPERGELMISLERLNRIRHLDPINFSMSVDSGCILQNVKDAAEEADCYFPLALGAQGSCQIGGNVSTNAGGLNVLRYGMMRQLVLGLEVVLPDGRLWNGMHALHKDNRGYDLKQLFIGAEGTLGIVTGAVLKLAPRPQTSRTALIAVPDVASALALYAQARRSCCDLLSAFELIPRVCMELAFEAAPDLPDPLDEAHPVYVLMEVSASGPADLDTMIEHLFETGSEQGHVLDGVLASSETQAAQLWQIRESMLEGQQMRGEHLRTDISLPISSLTAFCDAANHAMAQRSPETQVIAYGHIGDGNLHFNLLPPANLELEAKKALLHELEEVLFDLVDAHHGSISAEHGIGRIKQAPFLEDLGETEYTLLKGLKHLFDPEGLMAAGRILPR
- a CDS encoding TRAP transporter large permease is translated as MILWSILLGLFACIVIGMPISFGLAAICLFIFHFADYGLSSLVSEAVNGLDSFPLLAIPLFILVGEVMSSGGIAKRLVRLASAMVGFVAGGLGQVTVLTSMFFGGISGSAVADASAVGSMMINPMKQHGYSGPRATAIVVAASVVGIIIPPSIPMILFGVVTGTSISQLFMAGIVPGILITMGLAMATYFQSKKTGSAQPFDFKELIAALKDSVLALLLPIIIVGGILSGVFTPTESAAIALLYAVVVSMFVYRSLTLKSFFALCVSTGRLTGVVLLLLAFASVLAWLLTANLIPQQIVVMLSELSQNKYFILGILTLFLLVVGFFMDLTPAMVILAPLMTPVVVKLGIDPVYFGVMMSFILGIGLITPPVGTVLYVGCGVGKVKLEDLVKSLLPYYFTLIALLIAFLAFPGLVLWYK
- a CDS encoding TRAP transporter small permease; the protein is MKSRSGNAYLNKLISGLDVIIGLLVIGVVVTVSMNVFGRFIFSYSFAWAAEISRLFFIWMVLLGAGIASLTNEHVAVTLFKDKAPPILQKIFALLAAAIIYAVCISIFLGFNNIISGYVGTTPFLGISKTVLYSAMVVMAVLTIIGNTIFLYKVFKRGAA